One genomic window of Manihot esculenta cultivar AM560-2 chromosome 16, M.esculenta_v8, whole genome shotgun sequence includes the following:
- the LOC122722076 gene encoding uncharacterized protein LOC122722076, whose product MKKYIASFEGMWNERGVTIMCDGWSEPIRMSIINFLVYSPRGTVFHKFIDASNVERKDGEYYFKIMKEVVEEIGLSKIVQVVTDNEAAIQSGGKKLMEKFLNLYWTACIAHCIDLILEDFGKRKNIKAVIEQGKVITQFIYNHNWVVNYMKKFTDGRDIIRPGITRFATNFIALESLLRCRTGLRNMFESEQWVGSKYGQATSGPAYEAKKIVLSLDREGRNFWEKAEQIMKIQEPLLKVLRLVDGDEKPTMRFIYEAMERAKLAIKQNSRSYIDYWKIIDACWNFQLHHDLHAAGYFLNPQYQYGPYDIGNDSEIMAGLKNVIQRLESDLVNQAHALNQTQLYKHKMESFGSVLAQKAIKFTDPA is encoded by the exons ATGAAGAAATATATTGCTTCATTTGAGGGCATGTGGAATGAAAGAGGAGTTACCATTATGTGTGATGGATGGAGTGAACCAATCAGAAtgagtataattaattttctagTCTACTCTCCTCGTGGAACAGTGTTCCATAAATTCATAGATGCAAGTAATGTTGAACGAAAAGATGGAGAATATTACTTCAAGATCATGAAGGAGGTGGTTGAAGAAATTGGCCTAAGCAAAATTGTCCAAGTGGTGACTGATAATGAAGCTGCTATTCAATCTGGTGGCAAAAAGTTGATGGAGAAGTTTCTAAATTTGTATTGGACAGCATGCATTGCACATtgcattgatttaattttagaagATTTTGGAAAGAGGAAGAATATAAAGGCCGTCATTGAGCAAGGAAAAGTTATCACCCAATTTATTTACAATCATAATTGGGTGGTAAATTACATGAAGAAATTTACTGATGGTCGAGATATAATTCGCCCCGGGATTACTAGATTTGCAACTAATTTTATTGCATTGGAGAGTCTTCTTCGATGTAGAACGGGGTTAAGAAACATGTTTGAATCCGAGCAATGGGTAGGAAGTAAATATGGTCAGGCTACCAGTGGACCAGCTTATGAAGCTAAGAAAATTGTTCTTAGCTTGGATAGAGAGGGAAGAAATTTTTGGGAGAAAGCCGAGCAGATTATGAAAATCCAAGAGCCATTGCTTAAAGTGTTGAGATTAGTGGATGGTGATGAAAAACCAACAATGAGATTTATATATGAAGCAATGGAACGAGCAAAATTGGCCATTAAGCAAAATTCCAGAAGTTACATAGACTATTGGAAAATTATAGATGCTTGTTGGAATTTTCAATTACATCATGATTTGCATGCGGCTG GATATTTTTTGAATCCTCAATATCAGTATGGTCCATACGATATTGGAAATGATAGTGAAATTATGGCAGGCCTTAAAAATGTTATTCAAAGGCTAGAGAGTGATTTGGTAAATCAAGCCCATGCATTGAACCAA ACACAACTTTATAAGCATAAAATGGAGAGTTTTGGATCCGTCTTAGCACAAAAAGCCATTAAATTCACTGATCCAG CTTAA